The Candidatus Zixiibacteriota bacterium nucleotide sequence ATGCTCATCAACCGGAGTTTTGGTTCCTACTTTTTTCTAGCGGAGATTATCACGACCTTCGAATTGAAGCCCGATAATCCCCAAACGGCCAATCATGGCCGGTGCGGAGACTGCAACCGCTGTATCGATGCTTGCCCGACCGGCGCCATAGTGGCGGACGGTGTAATCGATTCGACCAGATGTATTTCATACCTGACTATAGAGCGACCTGCCAACATACCGGAATCGCTTGCAAAACTCATGGGAGATAATCTCTTTGGCTGTGATATTTGTCAGGATGTTTGCCCCCACAACGGACGGGCAAATCTTTCTAAGCATGGTGAATTGCTGGCAGGCGCGGGAGTCGGCGAGTTTATCGACAGTGAAAAGATTCTAAGTCTTCAATCGCGTGAAGACTTCCTCAAACTGACAGCCGGCACTCCGCTGACAAGACCCAAGCTCGAAGGGCTTCAACGCAACGCCAAAATCGTATCTGAAAATGTCGAGCGAGAAAGCGCCTAATTTAGAATTTGGCGGTGCCTGTTATTTTTTGCAAGGTATCATCTATCCACCAAGCCCGGCGGTTGTCATGATAACTCAGCCATCCCCGTTTTTCCGAAGGAATGTATGTTGCTTCCAATGTCCCTTTCCCGCCCGGGAAAGTGAAATGCCAGTGAATTGAGCCCGGGTACTTTTTGAGTGTATCCCGGCCATGGATAACAAGACCGGCTTGCCTGACACGTTTTTCAAGCCATGCCACAAACTCGCTTTGGGGCATCTCTGCCGCCTGGGTAAGAGTCAGGTACTTCATATAATATATTCCAGACTGATTGTATCCTGAGTCACTTTGGCATAGCTGAAGTGACTAATGAAATCTCCGGTATTTATGTACACTCCTTTTGAGATATTTTCTCGAATCGGTATATGAAGATGGGCAATAAATACCGCGTCATATCCTTCGTCAATCTTCTTTTCCGCATAGGCCCGATAATCCGGCGCGAACAAATGATCCCTCTGCGAAGTATGCTTGCGCGAGGTGCCAGATACTCTTTTGGCAATCGGAATCGCCCAGTCAGTCGGCAACAAACGGTAGAGCCGAATATTAAGCCGGTTGCGGAGAATCCTCCGTAAAAAGCGGTAGCCTCCATCGGCTTTGGCCAAACCGTCGCCATGGATTAAAAACAGTTTTTTGCCGCGATAAGTCATCTCAAGATGGTCGCGATGAACTTTCACGCCAAGCTGTTTTTCAAAAAAATCACCGATCCAAAAGTCATGATTGCCGCTGACATAGTCAACCGGCAGGCCTGACTTTACCAACTGGCGAATCATAAAAAGAACCTCGTGGTGATCTTTGGGAATGGCATGTTTGTACTCAAACCAGAAATCAAAGAGATCCCCCAAAATGATGAGCCGATCGCCATCAGATTTTACCTTTTCAAAAAGCTTTCCGATTTGCTCAACTTTGTGCGATTCATGCTCAGGAGTGCTTGAGCCGAGATGGGCATCGGAAAAAATGTAGAGAGCCATGCCTGTCAATATAGCTCTGATCTAAGGGCAAAAACACGACAATATATTAACCAAAAACGCAAAAACAGACGAGGCGGCGATGCCGCGTCACCCAACCTTGTCCATAAATCGCGGCATGGCATTGTAAAATGCCTCTGAAAGCACAGACAGAGGCTGGTCAATAAGAGAATTAATTTTCAAACGCTCTCCCCCGACCCGGCCTATTTCTTTAGCAGGAATTTTAGTCAGTGAAAAATGCTCAAAGAGGGTCGCAAGGTCATTGCGCTCGCAAGTCACAATAATCCTCGACTGACTCTCCCCGAAAAGCAGACAATCGGCTCGCAAAGAATCGTCGAGCCTTATTGTCGCGCCGATTTGCCTCTCACGATCTCCGATACAGCACTCCGCAAGGGCGATTGCAAGTCCGCCATCGCTGACATCATGGGCTGATTTAATAAGCTGGCGTCTGATTGCGGCAAGGGCGCTATCCTGAAGTTTTTTCTCAAAAGCCAGATCAAGCAGAGGGACCGGGCCGCGGGTCTCATTGTGTATCGAATGAAGGTATTCCGATGCCCCAAGCTCTTCTCTGTTTACACCAAGCAGGAGAATAACATCTCCTTCATCTCTAAACGAGAGTGTGGTGATATCCCGAAGATGATTAACAAGGCCAATCATGCCAATAGTCGGGGTGGGAAAAACCGCGCGAGTCGGGTCTTCGTTATAAAACGAGACATTCCCGCCGGTTACCGGTGTGCCGAAAACAGTGCAGGCCTCCCCCATACCGGCGATGGTTTCCGCGAAAGCGTAGTAGACTTCGGGTTTATACGGATTTCCAAAATTAAGACAGTTGGTCACACCCAGCGGCTGTCCACCAGAACAAACAATGTTTCTGGCCGATTCAGCCACTGCGATCTGAGCCCCGAATCTCGGATTGAGATAGCAATAGCGGGCATTGCAGTCAGTTTTCATTGCGAGCGCCTTATCCGTCTTACGCAGACGGATAACTGCGGCATCAGAGCCCGGACCGACAACGGTATTTGTGCGAACCATTGTATCATACTGCTCAAACACCCACCCTTTATGGCAAAGATTTGGCGAAGAAAGCAAAGTGAGCAGAGTTTCATTCCAATTTTGTGTCAGAGGATATTTGGTAAAATCGATTGTGTGCAGTGCCTCAATATGGGCCGGCTTTTTTGTTTCGCGATGATAAATCGGGGCGCCGCCGCCAAGCACAAGGTCGTGCGAGGGTATTCGCGCGACAGTTTCCCCGTGCAGTTTGACGTCCATCATGCCATCATCGGTCACTTTGCCGATAATGGTCGAGTCCAGTCCCCATTTATCAAAAACCGCTTTGACAGCACTTTCTTTCCCTTTCTTCACACAGACCAGCATCCTCTCCTGTGACTCAGAGAGTAAAATCTCGTAAGGGGACATTCTGGATTCTCGTATCGGGACTTTGTCAATTTCGATTTCAATTCCGGCATTTCCTTTGGCTGACATTTCCGACGATGAACAAGTAAGTCCGGCCGCTCCCATATCCTGTATGCCCACAATTAGATCCTGATCGATAATTTCGAGTGTGGCTTCGAGCAAAAGCTTCTCGGTGAATGGATCGCCTATCTGGACTGAAGGCCTTTTCTCGGTTGATTTTTCGCTAATTTCTTCTGATGCAAAAGTTGCGCCGTGAATACCATCCCGGCCCGTTTTGGAACCTACAATCATAATCGGATTGCCGACCCCCGAAGCCGCCGCTGTGGCAAGTTTGTTATTTTTGACAAGCCCGACAGCCATCGCATTGACCAGTGGATTTCCGGTATAGCAGTCATCGAAAAAGACTTCGCCTCCGACAGTGGGGACACCAAATGAATTTCCATAATCGCCGATACCGCGCACCACCCCGTCAATTAAATGCCTGACTCGAGGGTTATCGGGAGAGCCGAACCGAAGCGAATTAAGCGCCGCGATGGGACGTGCGCCCATAGTAAAAATATCGCGCAAAATCCCGCCCACACCAGTAGCAGCCCCTTGATAGGGTTCAATGGCCGATGGGTGATTGTGCGATTCAATTTTGAAAACAACCGCAAGTCCGTCGCCGATATCTATCGCGCCAGCGTTTTCATCGCCAGCCTTGGCCAAAAGATGCTCGCCGTCACGGGGAAGCGTTTTTAGCAGGGCTATAGAATTTTTATATGAACAGTGTTCCGACCACATCACGCTGAATATGCCTAACTCGGTGAAATTTGGCTCACGACCCAAACTTTTCTTTATCATCGAATATTCTTCGGGGGTAATCCCGTGCGATGCGACCATTTCCGGTGTGACGACGGGCTGTTTGTACATCTCGGCAGTATTCGGCATGTTCTTTTCATTTCTGTGCTAAAGTTGAGCCGGGAGTATAGAAGGAAAAAGACGAATCGTCAAGCCTTGCCTTTCACAGCGCAAAAACAGAAGAGAACAAAGACTTCTCACACAGCCCCCCACTGCGTATCTTGTACACTGTATGGATATTCTTCAAAAAGTCCGAGCCACCATTGCCGATAAGAATCTCCTCAGAAATGAAGATTCCGTCCTGGTCGCTCTCTCAGGCGGCCCGGATTCAGTTGGCTTGCTTCATATTCTCACGAAACTTCGGTCGGAATTTTCGCTCACTCTACAAGCGGTCTATATCAACCACCTGATCCGGCCGCGCGCCGCAAAAAAGGAAGAAATATTTTGCCAAAATCTCTGCGACAAACTCCATATTCCTCTCACTATTGTGACGGAGCATATTCCCCTCCTGTCCGCAAAAATAAAAAAAGGAATAGAGGAAACCGCCCGGGATTTCCGTTATGAGACATTTTCCCGCCTCGGTTTTGAGCTTGGCTGCTCCAAAGTCGCGTTGGGACACCACTTCGACGACCGTGCCGAGACAATCCTGTTTCGACTTATCCGCGGCGCAGGCCGAACCGGTCTTATCGGTATCCCTGCACGACGCGGAGTTTTTATCCGCCCTTTTTTTGAGGTCACGAAAGTGGAGATTTTGTCATATTTGAAGACGAACCGTTTGGAATATTGTCTCGATAAGAGTAATAGCAACTCTCAGTTCAGTCGAAATTTCATCCGGAACCAGCTCTTACCTTCGATTCGGAAAAATTTAAATCCGCAAATCGACACTGCTTTGGCCAATACCGCGGATCTCTTAGCCGAAGAGGAGTTGTACTTTGAGGCAGAAGTCAAAAAGGCCTTAAGTCACACACTCACCATTTCCCCTGGCGCTAAATTATTTCTTGATTTGCAACGCTTTGACAAGTATCATAAAGCCATACGCCGCCGAATTTTACGGCATTGCCTTGAGCGCTTAGAGCCAAGACATTTGCCGCCGGAGCGAGAGGTTGTAAACCGCCTGGAAGACTTCGTTATACGAGAAGGGGCTGAGTTTTCCCTTCCTGGCCACGTCCAAGCGGCGCGGATAATCGAAGGAGGAAGCAAAAAACTTCTGCTTTGGCAGCCTAAGACAGCCAAGTTTTCCTCTGAGTTAGAACTTGGCGCATGGTGCGAACTTGAATCGCTTGGTATAAAAATCAAGGCTTCGCGCACGACTTCTGTTGGCAACGCGGTACAAAAAAAGCGGAGGGCCAGGAAGGTTTTTGTCGACGGTGCGGCGCTTGCGCTGCCCCTTGAAGTCCGGTCGTTCCGGCCCGGAGACAAGTTTCGTCCGTTGGGTATGGCGGGAAATAAAAAAATCGGTGATTATCTCACTGATAAGAAAATAGCGCGGCCCTTTCGAGATGAGGTCGTTGTCGTTTGCGACCGGGCTGGGATTGTCTGGTTGGTTGGATTTGAAATAGCTGAACGCGTAAAGGTAACTGTCCGAACAAAGGAAGCGTTTGTCATTGAAAACTCTCTCATCAAAACAAAGCAACACCAAACCCTTTGAATTGCTTCTCGACCAGGATCGCATTGCCCGGCGAATAGCCGAACTGGGCACGGAGATAAGCCGTGACTATGCCGGACAATCGCTGGTTTTGGTTGGTGTGCTCAAAGGTTGTCTGGTCTTTCTTGCCGACCTCATGCGACAGATCAGCCTGCCCACAGAAATTGAATTCATTTCCGCGGCTTCGTACAGGAAAGGCATACGTCAGGAGGAGGACGTAATCCTTGGCGGCGGAGTCAGTATACCACTTAAAGGCCGGCATGTCTTAATGGTGGAAGGTATTGTGGAATCAGGCAAGACCATCGCAGTCATCGCCGAGAAATTGAGAAAAATGGAACCGGCATCGGTATCAATTGTTACATTATTAGATAAACCGTCGAGCCGACGCGCGACAGTCGATATAAAATACAAGGGATTTGCGATAGGTAATGATTTCGTCATCGGTTTCGGTCTTGATAATACTCAACAATATCGTAATCTTCCGTTTATTGGCCGCCTTGTAGACCATTAAAAACAGCATAACAGAGTATAATGTTAACGAATATGTCGACAGTGCAGGGATTTAGTACATTAGGCGCATTTCTCCAACGGAATCAGCACATCGACACAACTTCTAATATGGAGCACAAGTGAAGAATCCTGATACTGGCCGCGATCGTCAACCAGATAAAAATCGCGGTAAAAGCGGTCCCCCCACTGGTCCTATGAAATTCCGAGGTATGGGTCGGTCATTTATTTTCTGGCTGGCAATGATACTGAGTGTGGTTCTCCTGTATTCATACATGAACAAATTTAATACTCAGCAGGCCGAAATCAATTATAGTGAATTTCTGGGCGAGGTTGCCGCACACAATGTTTCCGAAGTCACATTTGCTGAACGCGCTGTGGAAGGAAAACTCTTCAAACCGAAAGTATTTCCCAATTCCAAAGTCGCTGAAGCCGCAGCTATTTTCAAGACAAGGATCCCATTTGCGGATAACAACTATGAACTGGTTAACCGACTCGAACAGAGCGGCGTCAAAATTATCGCAAAAGAACAGAGCATAGATTTCTGGCAGATCGTAATGTCCTTCGCTCCGTTTATCCTTATCATTCTTGTCTGGCTCTTTTTCCTTCGCCAGATGCAGGGCGCATCCGGGCCGAAGGGAATCTTCTCTTTCGGCAAGAGCAAGGCCAAACTCATGACCGATGAGCGGCCCAAAGTGACTTTCAGCGATGTCGCAGGCGCCGATGAGGCAAAAGAAGAACTCCAGGAGATAATTGAGTTTCTCAAAGAACCCGGCAAATTCCAGAAGCTTGGCGGAAAAATCCCAAAAGGCGCTCTTCTGCTTGGCCCTCCCGGAACCGGCAAAACTCTGCTTGCGCGGGCTGTGGCTGGCGAAGCGGGCGTGCCATTCTTCTCAATGTCGGGCTCGGACTTTGTTGAGATGTTTGTGGGCGTAGGCGCAAGCCGTGTCAGAGACCTCTTCGAGCAAGGCAAACGCAGCGCACCATGTATCATATTTATCGATGAAATAGATGCTGTAGGTCGTCACCGCGGTGCGGGACTTGGTGGTGGGCATGACGAGCGCGAACAGACACTGAATCAATTGCTCGTCGAAATGGACGGCTTTGAGACAAACGAAGGCGTAATTCTGGTGGCAGCCACTAACCGCCCCGATGTACTTGATCCAGCCCTTCTCCGCCCGGGACGATTCGACCGTCAGATTATTGTCCCGATGCCCGATGTAAAAGGACGTGAGGGTATTCTCAAGGTCCACCTGCGCAAAGTAAAAATGGCTGACGATGTCGACGCTATGGTACTCGCTCGCGGAACGCCCGGTATGTCCGGAGCGGATCTGGCTAATATGGTCAACGAAGCCGCACTTTTGGCTTCCCGCAAAGACCGCGATGCTATCAAAATGGAAGATTTTGAGGATGCCAAGGATAAAGTCATGATGGGTTCGGCCAGACGATCGATGGTTATCACTGACGAAGAGAAAAAGGTGATTTCCTATCATGAATCAGGACATACGCTGGTAGCCAAATTCCTGCCAAAAGCTGACCCGATTCACAAAGTTACAATCATCCCGCGCGGGATGGCCCTTGGTGTAACACAATCCCTGCCTGTTGATGAACGTCATACACATAGCAAGGATTACCTTGAGGCACTGCTCGCCGTTTTCATGGGAGGCCGCGTTGCCGAGGTTTTGGTCTTCAATCAACTCGACACCGGAGCCGGAAATGACCTTGAACGAGCGACAAAACTTGCCCGAAAGATGGTCTGCAACTGGGGTATGTCGGAGAAACTCGGCCCTGTGACATTCGGTAAAACTGAAGAACATATTTTTCTGGGCCGCGAAATTCAACAGCGTGCTGATTTCTCAGAGGCAACAGCTGTCCTGATTGACGGAGAGATTCGCAGCCTGGTCGAAGCCGCGGAGGCGACTGCAACACGGATTCTCCGCGCCCAGATTGATATGCTCCATAAGCTCGCCGCGGCTTTGCTTGAAAAGGAGATTCTCGACTCACGTGAAGTCGATGTTGTCATTGGCCGCATTTCCGGCGACGTTCAGCCTGTTGGAGCCCCGGTACCGGCTTAGAAAGCAAAAACAGTCTTATATGAAAAAGCTCCGACGCACAATCGGGGCTTTTTTATTACATACACGCTAAGTTCTCTGAACTTGATTTTTTGCCCGCCAAAGGTGATACTTGGATTACGGTATTCCTATGCTAAACGATATGCTCATGAAACAAGCGACAGACGCAATAACATTGGCCAATGGCAGACTGCTGCCACTTTCAAAGCCGCTTGTTATGGGGGTCATAAATATCACACCGGATTCATTCTCCGACGGTAGGCAATATCTGAACCCCGATACCGCTGTCGAACACGCGCTTCGGCTTGAGTCCGAAGGAGCGGACATGCTTGATCTGGGAGGAGAGTCTTCACGGCCGGGCGCAGAGCCACTCTCTGTTTCGGAGGAACTTGCGCGAGTCATTCCTGTCCTCACAAAACTTCGTTCGCGGTCAACCCTTCCAATCTCAATCGATACCTATCATGCCGAGACAGCCAGGGTTTCCATCGAAAACGGAGCAGATATTATCAACGACATCACCGCTCTTCAAGGCGATAGCCGCATGGCGGAAGTCGTGAAAAAAAGCAAAGCCCCCCTCGTACTTATGCACATGCAGGGGACACCGAAGACAATGCAGAAATCTCCTTTTTATGACGATGTGATAAGCGAGATAGACAGCTTTTTTACCGAACGAATTGATTTTTGTGTAAGTCACGGCATTGACAGATCTAAAATTATTCTCGACCCGGGGATCGGTTTTGGCAAACGGCTTGCAGATAATCTTGCGATTCTAAATCACTTAAGTGAGTTCCGAAACCACGGTCTCCCCATACTCATTGGTCTCTCGCGAAAGTCATTCATCTCCAAAATCCATCCAACTGAGAAGGCGGCCGACAATCGGCTCGGCGGTTCTCTGGCCGGCGCAATAATCGCTGTGCAGAACGGCGCAAATATAATTAGGGTCCATGATGTCCGTGAAACAGTCCAAGCCCTTGCATTCATCCAAGCCCTGTGGGGTGACCAATGACACTCTTTCAATACGGATTTTTGAGGCTTGGCCTAAAAGACCTCCTCGACATTGTCCTTGTAGCATTTATCATCTTCCAAGTCCTCAAGCTGACCAGAGGCACACGCTCCGCCCAGATTATTATTGGTCTCTCACTACTGACGATCATGGCGATTGGGGCATACTGGTTTCAGCTCGAAGGTTTAACCTGGTTATTTTCAAACCTCGCCACTTTCGGATTCATTGCGCTCGTGATCGTCTTCCAACCGGAGCTCCGCAGCGCGCTTGCTTCCATTGGTCAAAATCGACTCCTCCGCATCTTCGTTCCGCTCGAAGACAAGCAGATCCTCGAGCAAGTTTCTTATGCCGCAGTTCGTTTGGCTGAACTCCGTTATGGCGGACTTATCGTCATAGAGCGACAGACAGGACTTCGCAATTTCGCCGAGACAGGCAAAGAACTCACCGCTGAGTTGTCATCAGAACTGCTCGTGACGCTCTTCACCCCCTACACCCCGCTCCATGACGGTGCCGTGATTGTGTCCGGCGATAAAATAGTGGCCGCAGCGACATCCCTGCCGCTCACAACCAATATCCGTTACCGGGAACTGTTTGGGATGCGGCACAAGGCGGGGATAGGCGTCTCTGAAGTTTCTGATGCCGTGGTGGTGATTGTCTCCGAGGAAACAAGCGGGATATCGATAGCGTTTGAAGGTACTTTTGAATCAGATATTCCGCGCTCGGAGTTCAGGGATAGACTCGCGATGTATCTGAAGAAATAGGGCGTCCTATACCCGTGGCTGGTGTACGTCCCGCCACGGCGGCTTGCGCTCACACCATATCGTTGCGAGTCCGCCGATGGCGGATTAGGAGCGACCCTCCACGGCGGGCAGGCGCGGCAATCTCAGTTCTGCCAAC carries:
- the ftsH gene encoding ATP-dependent zinc metalloprotease FtsH, translating into MGRSFIFWLAMILSVVLLYSYMNKFNTQQAEINYSEFLGEVAAHNVSEVTFAERAVEGKLFKPKVFPNSKVAEAAAIFKTRIPFADNNYELVNRLEQSGVKIIAKEQSIDFWQIVMSFAPFILIILVWLFFLRQMQGASGPKGIFSFGKSKAKLMTDERPKVTFSDVAGADEAKEELQEIIEFLKEPGKFQKLGGKIPKGALLLGPPGTGKTLLARAVAGEAGVPFFSMSGSDFVEMFVGVGASRVRDLFEQGKRSAPCIIFIDEIDAVGRHRGAGLGGGHDEREQTLNQLLVEMDGFETNEGVILVAATNRPDVLDPALLRPGRFDRQIIVPMPDVKGREGILKVHLRKVKMADDVDAMVLARGTPGMSGADLANMVNEAALLASRKDRDAIKMEDFEDAKDKVMMGSARRSMVITDEEKKVISYHESGHTLVAKFLPKADPIHKVTIIPRGMALGVTQSLPVDERHTHSKDYLEALLAVFMGGRVAEVLVFNQLDTGAGNDLERATKLARKMVCNWGMSEKLGPVTFGKTEEHIFLGREIQQRADFSEATAVLIDGEIRSLVEAAEATATRILRAQIDMLHKLAAALLEKEILDSREVDVVIGRISGDVQPVGAPVPA
- the folP gene encoding dihydropteroate synthase; translated protein: MKQATDAITLANGRLLPLSKPLVMGVINITPDSFSDGRQYLNPDTAVEHALRLESEGADMLDLGGESSRPGAEPLSVSEELARVIPVLTKLRSRSTLPISIDTYHAETARVSIENGADIINDITALQGDSRMAEVVKKSKAPLVLMHMQGTPKTMQKSPFYDDVISEIDSFFTERIDFCVSHGIDRSKIILDPGIGFGKRLADNLAILNHLSEFRNHGLPILIGLSRKSFISKIHPTEKAADNRLGGSLAGAIIAVQNGANIIRVHDVRETVQALAFIQALWGDQ
- the purL gene encoding phosphoribosylformylglycinamidine synthase subunit PurL; this translates as MPNTAEMYKQPVVTPEMVASHGITPEEYSMIKKSLGREPNFTELGIFSVMWSEHCSYKNSIALLKTLPRDGEHLLAKAGDENAGAIDIGDGLAVVFKIESHNHPSAIEPYQGAATGVGGILRDIFTMGARPIAALNSLRFGSPDNPRVRHLIDGVVRGIGDYGNSFGVPTVGGEVFFDDCYTGNPLVNAMAVGLVKNNKLATAAASGVGNPIMIVGSKTGRDGIHGATFASEEISEKSTEKRPSVQIGDPFTEKLLLEATLEIIDQDLIVGIQDMGAAGLTCSSSEMSAKGNAGIEIEIDKVPIRESRMSPYEILLSESQERMLVCVKKGKESAVKAVFDKWGLDSTIIGKVTDDGMMDVKLHGETVARIPSHDLVLGGGAPIYHRETKKPAHIEALHTIDFTKYPLTQNWNETLLTLLSSPNLCHKGWVFEQYDTMVRTNTVVGPGSDAAVIRLRKTDKALAMKTDCNARYCYLNPRFGAQIAVAESARNIVCSGGQPLGVTNCLNFGNPYKPEVYYAFAETIAGMGEACTVFGTPVTGGNVSFYNEDPTRAVFPTPTIGMIGLVNHLRDITTLSFRDEGDVILLLGVNREELGASEYLHSIHNETRGPVPLLDLAFEKKLQDSALAAIRRQLIKSAHDVSDGGLAIALAECCIGDRERQIGATIRLDDSLRADCLLFGESQSRIIVTCERNDLATLFEHFSLTKIPAKEIGRVGGERLKINSLIDQPLSVLSEAFYNAMPRFMDKVG
- a CDS encoding UDP-2,3-diacylglucosamine diphosphatase; this encodes MALYIFSDAHLGSSTPEHESHKVEQIGKLFEKVKSDGDRLIILGDLFDFWFEYKHAIPKDHHEVLFMIRQLVKSGLPVDYVSGNHDFWIGDFFEKQLGVKVHRDHLEMTYRGKKLFLIHGDGLAKADGGYRFLRRILRNRLNIRLYRLLPTDWAIPIAKRVSGTSRKHTSQRDHLFAPDYRAYAEKKIDEGYDAVFIAHLHIPIRENISKGVYINTGDFISHFSYAKVTQDTISLEYII
- the hpt gene encoding hypoxanthine phosphoribosyltransferase, yielding MKTLSSKQSNTKPFELLLDQDRIARRIAELGTEISRDYAGQSLVLVGVLKGCLVFLADLMRQISLPTEIEFISAASYRKGIRQEEDVILGGGVSIPLKGRHVLMVEGIVESGKTIAVIAEKLRKMEPASVSIVTLLDKPSSRRATVDIKYKGFAIGNDFVIGFGLDNTQQYRNLPFIGRLVDH
- the cdaA gene encoding diadenylate cyclase CdaA, with protein sequence MTLFQYGFLRLGLKDLLDIVLVAFIIFQVLKLTRGTRSAQIIIGLSLLTIMAIGAYWFQLEGLTWLFSNLATFGFIALVIVFQPELRSALASIGQNRLLRIFVPLEDKQILEQVSYAAVRLAELRYGGLIVIERQTGLRNFAETGKELTAELSSELLVTLFTPYTPLHDGAVIVSGDKIVAAATSLPLTTNIRYRELFGMRHKAGIGVSEVSDAVVVIVSEETSGISIAFEGTFESDIPRSEFRDRLAMYLKK
- the tilS gene encoding tRNA lysidine(34) synthetase TilS — encoded protein: MDILQKVRATIADKNLLRNEDSVLVALSGGPDSVGLLHILTKLRSEFSLTLQAVYINHLIRPRAAKKEEIFCQNLCDKLHIPLTIVTEHIPLLSAKIKKGIEETARDFRYETFSRLGFELGCSKVALGHHFDDRAETILFRLIRGAGRTGLIGIPARRGVFIRPFFEVTKVEILSYLKTNRLEYCLDKSNSNSQFSRNFIRNQLLPSIRKNLNPQIDTALANTADLLAEEELYFEAEVKKALSHTLTISPGAKLFLDLQRFDKYHKAIRRRILRHCLERLEPRHLPPEREVVNRLEDFVIREGAEFSLPGHVQAARIIEGGSKKLLLWQPKTAKFSSELELGAWCELESLGIKIKASRTTSVGNAVQKKRRARKVFVDGAALALPLEVRSFRPGDKFRPLGMAGNKKIGDYLTDKKIARPFRDEVVVVCDRAGIVWLVGFEIAERVKVTVRTKEAFVIENSLIKTKQHQTL
- the queG gene encoding tRNA epoxyqueuosine(34) reductase QueG; its protein translation is MNELSSIQIKQAAFDVGFDLCGISSAQTIPQAAQRFNAWLDNRFHGEMAYLEKEPERRVDPQRILNGANSVIMLGLNYYQPDSKEKPISAGRISKYARGRDYHKVIAKKLKALAARLTHLSGLDEATAAEAFRWYVDYGPMLERAYAVQAGLGYIGKNSMLINRSFGSYFFLAEIITTFELKPDNPQTANHGRCGDCNRCIDACPTGAIVADGVIDSTRCISYLTIERPANIPESLAKLMGDNLFGCDICQDVCPHNGRANLSKHGELLAGAGVGEFIDSEKILSLQSREDFLKLTAGTPLTRPKLEGLQRNAKIVSENVERESA